In Terriglobales bacterium, a single genomic region encodes these proteins:
- a CDS encoding pseudouridine synthase: MDRLQKIIAAAGVCSRRKAEELMTAGRVTVNGQIVTELGSKADPAHDHIKVDGKLLPTARSGQKTYLLLHKPKGYVTTVTDPEGRPTVMDLLRKAKPPVSERVYPVGRLDWASEGLLLLTNDGDLANLLTRAASHVPKTYLVKISGKPQEADLAKLRSGVSITTGVEGRRVKTAPAKIQLAHNAPNPWYEVTLIEGRNRQIHRMFERIGRRVEKIKRVRYGPLQLDVEAGRFRSLNAGEVESLRHAVRQQSKHQQSKQK, from the coding sequence GTGGATCGTTTGCAAAAAATTATCGCTGCTGCCGGTGTGTGCTCACGCCGCAAGGCCGAAGAGCTGATGACCGCCGGCCGGGTGACAGTCAACGGGCAAATCGTTACCGAATTGGGCAGCAAAGCCGACCCGGCGCACGACCATATCAAAGTTGACGGCAAACTGCTTCCAACCGCCCGCAGCGGACAAAAGACGTATCTTCTGCTCCATAAGCCCAAGGGATATGTCACCACTGTCACCGATCCTGAAGGGCGGCCTACGGTGATGGATTTGCTTCGTAAAGCAAAGCCGCCGGTCTCTGAAAGGGTTTATCCTGTCGGCAGGCTGGATTGGGCCAGCGAGGGGTTGCTACTGTTGACCAACGACGGCGATCTGGCCAACCTGCTCACGCGCGCCGCCTCTCACGTTCCTAAAACCTATCTGGTAAAAATCAGCGGAAAGCCACAAGAAGCTGACCTGGCGAAACTACGGAGCGGGGTTTCCATCACGACGGGCGTCGAGGGCAGAAGAGTAAAGACCGCGCCTGCAAAGATTCAACTCGCCCATAATGCTCCTAATCCCTGGTATGAAGTCACGCTCATTGAAGGACGCAACCGCCAGATTCACCGCATGTTCGAGCGCATTGGCCGTCGCGTGGAAAAGATCAAACGCGTGCGTTATGGACCGCTGCAGCTTGATGTAGAGGCGGGGCGCTTCCGTTCGCTGAATGCAGGAGAAGTCGAAAGCTTGCGTCACGCCGTGCGTCAGCAATCCAAACATCAGCAATCCAAACAAAAATAA